A stretch of DNA from Malus sylvestris chromosome 9, drMalSylv7.2, whole genome shotgun sequence:
TTTCCAATAATCCAACGAGATGTGCAGCTTGCAGATTTTTGAGAAGAAGATGCCCTCAAGATTGTGTTTTGGCCCCCTATTTTCCCTCCTCTAATCCAGAGAGATTTGCTTGTGTTCATAAGATCTTTGGTGCCGGCAACATTACCAAAATGTTAGAGGTAAACAATTAATTAAGATATTGCTCATCATTAATTAAGTAGCATTTGTCCTAAACTGCGGCGAGGTTGGGATTTGAACTTGGATGCATGAGGAAAGAACATCTGCTCTAGCCAATGCCGCTACACTCATGCATGTTCATCCACGGAGGAAGACTTTCTTATTGCCAGTTGCATAAAaccgtttttttttattggtggaATAAGGGAAATTCGAACTTGAGACCTTTCTAAACATGTATACGAGAAACATATACATGTATTTTCCTCACTACCTTAACTCCAAAGTTTTGTCGAAAATATAGAAATAATTGAAATCCTTGTTCTTATTTTTCGGATATGCGAGTGTACCGAATTTGTCTATAATCATAAATAATCGTCTAATTGTATTGTAAATGCAGCAACTTCCAGTCCATTTAAGAGAAGCAGCAGCAGACTCCATGTTTTACGAGGCATCGTTACGCGTTGAGGATCCAGTTTATGGATGTGTTAGAATTATTTCTCAATTGCAACACTATATATTGGAGGCTCAATCCGAGATACTCAAGACAAACGGTCAAATAGCATCCTACATTGCACAACAGCAACTGCACCAGCAGCAGCAAAATGTTGTTCATGGTGCAAGTTACCAGCAAGACATGCAGATCAGTGAATATTCGGGGGTTGGCTGGGACGTGCAAACTTTAGCAAATGACTCTTACTTTCACACATAAAGATGTGCAAATCTTTGCAGACGTGAGCTATGCCAGTTAGCGAGGGCAGTGTGCCGACTACATGCATTCAAGTTCAAATTCTTCTCCCTAGGGATTAGAATAGCATAGAATATCGTTTTTGTCAGAACAAACAGATGAGCTTATTTTGTTTAGTCCAATGATTGataaaatttgtttcttctgAGTGCAAAAGCAATTTCCAAAGAGCAAGATTTTGAagtgaaaattcgaaaaaaaattaCTCCAAAACAGTAACAGCTTTCTATTTACACTTTGCTAATAAATTACACAGCAATTTACTAATTGGATATACAAATCTGTGACGAGCAAACTCTTACACAAAAGCTATAGAAAATAGTGGTAAGGAAGGAGATGCCATACTATAACCATCCTTTTATGCCGGAATATTTTCAGGCGAAAAAAGAATGATAGATCGCTATTCTCGTGTGCCCTGAGAAACGAGGGGGAAAAACCGAAAAGGGCATACCCACGGAGAAGGATTTAATCCGTCTGTGGCCAAATGCATATCCTCCTAGTTTGACAGATCAATAGAGCTGAGTTTTGAGAACGAGAATCCTCAATTTCCTTATTTATTTCTCATAGTAAGAAGAAACTCGGATGACTAGCGTGATCTTCCAAAGATGTTCTGAAAATTGAAGGTTTGATAGCATGTACATGTACAGAACATAACTAGGGAGATGAGCATTAGGTATTACGATTACGAGAATTTCTGTACCGCTGAATAGGCCGACTGAAGTACTGGGAAAACGGAGTCTTTGGGACCGGAATTAGTTTTCCAATAACAGCAAGAGGCCAACTATCGGAAAATAAAGGCAGTTAAGTTACTAAGATTTCGAAACAAAAATAACTGGCATGTTTTATTAAACGTTAGCCAAACTTTAGCCAGttagaaaaacataagcattgttCAAGTTAACTTACCTGACAATGGCAATTCCCAAGCATATGAGCCATTGCTGCCATGATAGTCTCACTGTTTTTGTAAATTTTCCGAGAAACATAACGATGATTATCTGAAATTGGAGTTAAACTCGGTAATTGTATACAGGAAGAACCCGAAACCAGAATATAAATGCAGTGGCCTCTCACCTGAAGTACCAATGTAATTCCTATTATTCCCATGAAGAGGTAGTTTTTGGTCACTCCGATGAACACATTTATTTCTTCAGGTTTTCGAGCATTGAACTCATTGAAAATCTGTCAAAAGTCAAGATAGGTGTTAGAACAAATAATAAATCCAGCTTAACTAAACAATTGAAACGCAACTCCTAATCGTAATACCACATAACTATTTTTAAGTCCTATACTTACTTGGCAAAAGACGAATGCATTGAATATGAGAGTATTCTTCACACCAATGGCATGCTTTTGGACATCCTTCTGCAGACCAAGAATGCGATTTCCCTTAAAGTTGAGGACAAGGAGGACGGTAACTTGATACATAGCCTGTGCCAAGTAAAAGCGATGAAATTAGAGAACAGATTCATACAATGTTAATATATGATGCTTCAACTGCGATGTTTGTAAAAGTGCAAAACGATAATCCAAAAGAGAGGAGGTACCTGAACGAGTAGGTTCCTCCACATGATGTTCGTTATAAGAGGTGCCCTAAGAAACAAATATCAGATTATTACTTCACTCAGACGGAATCTAGAATACAACAAAATTTAACTTTGAATAGTATCAAATTCAGATTGTTAAGAGTATGTAATTGCTGGCACTATCTTATACCTCCGGCCAACTGGTGTTCTCTGCATAAGGTTGTCTGTAGGTGGTTCAGTAGCCAATGCAAGTGCTCCTAGAGTATCCATGATCAAGTTAACCCACAGAAGCTGTACGAAGAACATGAAATAAATTATTACAACCACAATGTACGAATGAAGATGACAGAAAAGAAATGTGCTGTAAAACTCTTTCACTCATTTTTGTTCTGGCTTCATATTCCAGATtgtgggggagagagagagagagagagagagagagagagagagagagagagacctgtaCTGCATTTAACGGAACACTACCAGAAGAGATTGCAGCCACAACATTAATTACAAGAGCGGCAACATTAACAGTAAGTTGAAATTGGATAAATTTCTGAATATTTGCATACACAGAACGTCCCCAGCGAACAACCTACATAATGTACAGAGAGACATTCAGAATAGACAAAAATCACCACCCTAACCTCATCATTGCTTTACATTAAGTAGACTTACTGACCTTTACAACAGAGGCAAAATTGTCATCCAAGATAACGATATCCGAACTTTCTTTTGCAACTTCAGTTCCTTGAATGCCCATAGAAAGACCAATATCTGCCTAAAATACAAAAATGGTAAGATCTGATCAACTATAACAAGGAATTTTGCTAAAAAGACTGGTTATCGGGAagtttaaaactaaaaagacaTGAAATCGCCAACCACATGAACTTATTAAATTCACAAAGATGACAAACCTCATGAAGTGCTGGAGCATCATTAGTGCCATCTCCTGTTACTGCAACAACTTCACCCCCCTTACGTAATGCTTGCACAAGCAACAACTTGTCATTAGGGGAAGATCTGCCCATTACCTATGCAACACCGTAATAAAAAGGTTCATTACCATTAGGTACAATCAGAGACATGCAATCTAGAAATAACAGAATTAGCAAGAGAAACAGACTGAAGATTTAAAGTTATAAAATTTTCCATAATGTAGGAACCATACTGTTATTTTCTTGGCGGTTTGTTCCCTTTCCTTTTCAGACAATTCACGGAATGTTTTTCCTTCGATGATAGTAGGCTCAGTTGCATCTTCGAGTGAAAGTAGTATTCCACACTCTAACGCGATGGCTTTTGCTGTTTGAAGATTGTCTCCAGTGACCATGCGTACCTACAGGTTCACAAAAACGAGATTCATCAGGTCATTTTCCAGACTTGAGaaccataatataaaatgttttaTCATGTAGATAAGTATACATCATTATGTTTGCAGAAGTGTAGCATAAATCAAGATGTTATAATATCAATGAGGAAAGTTACCTTAACACCAGCTTCAGTGCATAGTTGCACTGCATCTTTGACACCAGGACGACAAGGATCCTAATCACCAACATACATATTAGCTAGGAAGAAAATACTTTATATTAAAAGCAAGGCCTAAGAAAATGGTACTGTCGATGCCGTAGGCCATCAAACAGATACGCAACGGTTGCTCTAAATAAATAACTGGAATAGTTGGGAATTTATTTTGTCCATGTGTGTGCGGATGAGAAATTAAATGGCAAGAAAAATAATTCAGTATCATGAGACTTGTTCTTGGACGCACCTTTATACCAACAATAGCAAGCAGGACAAGGTTATCTTCTGGtaaagcccattgacttaattGCTCTTCATCAGTAGGAACTTTGTCCTGTTCATATGGTCTGTATGCAATGGCAACGCACCGCAAACTGCGTTCTGCCATGTCATCAATAGCCATCTTGAAAAACTCCTGCAAAGGATATAACAAGATATCATAACCAAATTTCACAGGATAATTTCAAGAGACAAAAATATTTCTCATTTTTCTAAGAGAAAAGGTGTAGTTATTGGCATAATGCTGTCCTGCAATCCTCACTGTACAATTTTTTTCCTTGTGTTTTTGTAAATTTGGAGTGCATGATGAtctttttggagtgccaataacagctCCCTTCAAGAAAACGAGGATATACGAAATAACGATTGCcccctcttttctttttcgtgAAAACCCACATGCAAATTTTCTTGACGGGTGTTCATTTCTACGCCCAAGGGGGTAACATGTGGATTTTCTGAACATACGAGCAAcatttttcaaagcacaactaAGCAATTTACATGCAATCCAATACCCTTATTCCGGATCTTCCATCCAAATGGACCCTAAGAGTTTTGTGCGTATCAATTCTCATCGTTACCAAGAGCAGAAGTGCCAGATATAGCGCTTACTCTCATACATAACTTCCTGGAGTATGTTCATTTAAATTAAGTAAAATTCTGCTTGTTCCtagattttattttctcaaaatcTTTCAGaatatgtgttttttttatatgttaagattttctgattatgttttTATGGCTCGTGTTCCCAACCTTGTCATCTTCAATATTCTGCGAGCAACCATCTGAGTCAAGATATTCTGTGCACGAGGCTAAAACTATCTCCGCTGCTCCTTTCCAATGTATATGAACTTTAGAGTCAGCCTGtcatgaaaagaaagaaagtgaagaaataacaTTATCACGCGATTAATCAGGCAACAAAAGAGAAGCTGAGCACAGAAAAGATTGAAGTAGCTCTATGGAGGTGTTATCATGTATGTCTCACTATGTAAGTATATTAATCTTGCATTAAAAAATACAGTAATAATTTCCAGATGAAAAATGCAGCGGGTTATCACCTTCCACTGGATATAGTCGATTTACTTCAAGCTCATATATAAAGTTATGCACCACGTGAGGCTTTCTAGATGGACTAAAGGCATCTTACTATGCAGATCCCACTGGGTCTTAATCTTGTGATTCCGAAATTGAAAATTTACACCTTTAACTAATCAAGTACCTGTTTTAGTGCAACACCACCTCGCTTTTTCTCCGAGTTGAAAGGGAAAACATGAAGGACTGTAGACTCCAATCTGATAACATCAAACTTCATCCCCAACTGCGATGCAGAATATGATAACTTAGAAAATCTTCAAGTATTGGAAAACAAGAGTACCAGAGTATGCTAAAGCACATTTAAATGAACCTTGAATGCCCATGAAAGTATAGCCTTTTCCGTAGGAGATCCAGAAATCTCGACTTCACCACCCTGCTAAATAAATTGATGTTTTGTGTTTAAatactaacatttaaaattgAGAATACCATCAAAGCTCAACAGCTAAGGAAAACAATGTCATTCCTCCCTTAATGATGCTGTGACAACTAAAGAGAAATATTACCGTTGGCTCAAACACGTTGCCAGTGGTATTGTGCGCAACGCCCTCACTTAGGAGAGTGGAAACCAGCGGATGCAACTGTGAGGTATCATCTGGCGGATTTATCTTTTTTCTCCCAACATATGCCTCAACCACAGTCATCTGcatcatcatatatttttgtcaGTATTTCTATGTTACCAATATATTTTTCATATCGAAACAACTACATGATACTGAGGTTTCACATGTTGACCAGTACCGTGCGTCCACAAATTGATGGAAATAAATTCAGTTTGAGCATAGAACACACCTGATTTAAAGTCAATGTCCCAGTTTTATCACTGCAAATTGTTGTTGCTGAGCCCATAGTTTCACACGCTGACAGTCTACGCACCTGCACATCTTTACCGTAAGAAACTAGTTTCACAAGATTTTTAAAAATCCATTTCCTAGTAGACGCAAAACTAtcacaaaaaatgaaaacagaaTGATGTTCGACCAGTGAAAGCATTTACATTTAAGAAACCGaaaaacttttaattaaaaagagCAAAGACACTTACCAATGCCTTATCTGCCATCATTTTCTTCATTGAGTATGCTAGCCTGTCACAGAATTGAAGACCAGATGCAAAGTTGATAACACAAATGAGAACTATATTGGTAATACTAGACTTAGATCCATTGTAATTGCAACCTGAAGCAAAAGTGGTGGATGCTACTTACGTCAAGGTAACGGCCAAAGGTAGCCCTTCAGGCACTGCAACAACCACAATGGTGACCTGCATGGTTCTATAGTTTGTCAAAGAAAGGCCAACATATAATCCTTAAACCGAAATGCATCCAGAAGCTTCACTTACAGCAATGGTGAAAATTTTCACTGCTCCATCAAAAGTTTTGCTAATGCTAGTCTGACCAGCTTTAAACTGTACGTTTCCCTCTAGATCTTTTGTATTTCCGGTAAAGTATCTAAAACATTAAATAAAAGTGAGGCTGATAAGATGATAAACAATTTAtgtaatatatagtataattaTTCAATGATCACAATGTTACCTGCCCCAAAGGACGGCTAGCACCAAAGCAGCCACTGAAAGCCCAACTATGCCTATAAAAGTTGCAACTCCATTCAACCGCACCTATCACAGATCACCGGAAGATAATATATCTTGAGctgtaaataataaataaaaaaatggatttCCTATAGATCAAACAACTATACTTGTGGAAAAATGCAAAAACCTGCAAAGGAGTTTCTTCACCAGTATCCTCTGAGATGCTCGCCATCAATAATCCCCATTCAGTATTGATTCCAACACCAGTTACCTACAGATAGCCGAAAAGGTGAAGCCACCTGGTGGTACTGGTACTGGTACTGACAGTCACGTATTactttaagaagaaaaaaggagaCCAGGAACAAAGCATTGTAGGGATAATTCCAGCATCAAAACAAATAGACATGAAACGTTTGGTTGTTTCAGTCGAGTTATGAAAAGTGCATCACAATAAACTAATTGAAATTACTTTACCAGCATAGTACCCACTCCATCAGCCACTTTGCAACCTGACATTAAGAAAGGTGCTTTCTGATCCTTGTGAACCTGAAAGACATGGCGCTTAAGAATCATATCGGTAACGATCATAATTGAATTAGTGCAGGGTACTGTATAAGCACTCACAATCTTGCTTTCTCCAGTCATGCTAGATTCATCAATAGCAAGTGAATGACCGGTGATTACGATTCCATCAGCAGGGACCTAAGTACAACAAGAACAACAACCAAGTAAGAACAAAATAATTTGGTTACGAATTGTAAAATTAATTTCCAATTAGAACAAATAAAACATTAAGTACACTCACTTGATCACCTATTCTGAGAGGTACAACATCACCAACCACAATATCAAATATTGAAATCGTTACTGATCTACCGCCTCTCATGACCTatagaaattttcaaatatatagTCAATTCAGCATCCAAAGAGTAAATGTTAATATTCCAAAGATGGCAGAGTGCACACCTCCAAttgtatattttgtttttccgCGTTTAGATTTTGGAACTGAAGAGATTGCCGATAATCACTAACAGCtggaaaacaaacaaatttaaagaaaaggaaaaaattagTCTCGTGCTTCCAAGATGAGTCTAACAGAAACaagatcaaatcacaattacAAATATCAATTCCAATACCTGTGACAACTATAACAAGAAACACAGCAAAGAAAATGCTTGCTCCGTCATACCATCCTTCCTCCAAACCCTATGAggatatcaaaagaaaaaaggtagaCAAAACTgtttaaaaaaaacatagaaataCAAAGTACGCCCAGATAATTAGACAAACGAGCACCATTCAGTTACAGGTTAAATACGAGAATAGAGGATGCAAATGGTCGAGAATACCTCAGTTTTTAATCCGAGTGCCAATGACACCACTGCTGCGATGATCAAGATTATAAGAGTTAAGTCTTGCCAAGCTTCCCAAAGGAACCTCTGCAGGACAAAGCGTAGGAATGAATTTCAGTTATTGCAACATGTTCCTGAATAAAAccagaaaataacaaaatgtAACACCTTGTAATTAGATAATATACCCAGAAACTCCGCCCTTTTTTCCGAGGATATGTATTTGATCCAAACACTTCCTTTCGTTTTACTACATCCGTTTCATCTCCACGAATTCCCTTCTCCACGTTCGATTTTAGCAACGCTGATATGCCTTTAATCTAGTGAAATGATGATTGCATTATGTAAGTAGAGCAAACAGAACATTACGAAAACAAGGAAAAATACAGTTGCAGTTAACTTACCCCTCCATATTGCTGTAAAGCAGTAATATTGTTCTCCCTGGTCAATGTAACAAGTTGGTCTAGTGCAATTCCGTAATCACCACTGGGAGTTGGGGGCGCAACTGTTGTGCCTATCCCTATATCATCCGGGACAAAAGCAAATCATGCAAATAAGCAACTTGAATGGAATCttccgacaagagtgaaagtaAAGCTAGAATTAATTATGTTGAAAGAAAATCTGAACTGTCCAACAATATAACACTAAAGTAATGGATCCAAAGAATATCGAGCCTGACAGAACACAACATGCAATAATGCTTCCCCTTCACGGTAGCCCTACCTTAAAACCTAAACCGAATGTGAGTCTAGCACGGGCAAAACTAAAGAGAGTACAGAAATAAGGTAAGTGATCAACATCATTTAGACAGCGGACCAGTATACAACGAGTTTGAGTAC
This window harbors:
- the LOC126582588 gene encoding LOB domain-containing protein 24-like, encoding MISNNPTRCAACRFLRRRCPQDCVLAPYFPSSNPERFACVHKIFGAGNITKMLEQLPVHLREAAADSMFYEASLRVEDPVYGCVRIISQLQHYILEAQSEILKTNGQIASYIAQQQLHQQQQNVVHGASYQQDMQISEYSGVGWDVQTLANDSYFHT
- the LOC126582586 gene encoding calcium-transporting ATPase 9, plasma membrane-type-like isoform X1 — its product is MAASRGSSSSTNGLLPTSLSEQNQHDMEAGGGGARVGLETEFDYDAAAANDMPTDPFDIAHTKNAPHETLRRWRQAALVLNASRRFRYTMDLKAEEEKEKRRRMIRSHAQVIRAALLFKLAGERELGIGTTVAPPTPSGDYGIALDQLVTLTRENNITALQQYGGIKGISALLKSNVEKGIRGDETDVVKRKEVFGSNTYPRKKGRSFWRFLWEAWQDLTLIILIIAAVVSLALGLKTEGLEEGWYDGASIFFAVFLVIVVTAVSDYRQSLQFQNLNAEKQNIQLEVMRGGRSVTISIFDIVVGDVVPLRIGDQVPADGIVITGHSLAIDESSMTGESKIVHKDQKAPFLMSGCKVADGVGTMLVTGVGINTEWGLLMASISEDTGEETPLQVRLNGVATFIGIVGLSVAALVLAVLWGRYFTGNTKDLEGNVQFKAGQTSISKTFDGAVKIFTIAVTIVVVAVPEGLPLAVTLTLAYSMKKMMADKALVRRLSACETMGSATTICSDKTGTLTLNQMTVVEAYVGRKKINPPDDTSQLHPLVSTLLSEGVAHNTTGNVFEPTQGGEVEISGSPTEKAILSWAFKLGMKFDVIRLESTVLHVFPFNSEKKRGGVALKQADSKVHIHWKGAAEIVLASCTEYLDSDGCSQNIEDDKEFFKMAIDDMAERSLRCVAIAYRPYEQDKVPTDEEQLSQWALPEDNLVLLAIVGIKDPCRPGVKDAVQLCTEAGVKVRMVTGDNLQTAKAIALECGILLSLEDATEPTIIEGKTFRELSEKEREQTAKKITVMGRSSPNDKLLLVQALRKGGEVVAVTGDGTNDAPALHEADIGLSMGIQGTEVAKESSDIVILDDNFASVVKVVRWGRSVYANIQKFIQFQLTVNVAALVINVVAAISSGSVPLNAVQLLWVNLIMDTLGALALATEPPTDNLMQRTPVGRRAPLITNIMWRNLLVQAMYQVTVLLVLNFKGNRILGLQKDVQKHAIGVKNTLIFNAFVFCQIFNEFNARKPEEINVFIGVTKNYLFMGIIGITLVLQIIIVMFLGKFTKTVRLSWQQWLICLGIAIVSWPLAVIGKLIPVPKTPFSQYFSRPIQRYRNSRNRNT
- the LOC126582586 gene encoding calcium-transporting ATPase 9, plasma membrane-type-like isoform X2, whose translation is MAASRGSSSSTNGLLPTSLSEQNQHDMEAGGGGARVGLETEFDYDAAAANDMPTDPFDIAHTKNAPHETLRRWRQAALVLNASRRFRYTMDLKAEEEKEKRRRMIRSHAQVIRAALLFKLAGERELGIGTTVAPPTPSGDYGIALDQLVTLTRENNITALQQYGGIKGISALLKSNVEKGIRGDETDVVKRKEVFGSNTYPRKKGRSFWRFLWEAWQDLTLIILIIAAVVSLALGLKTEGLEEGWYDGASIFFAVFLVIVVTAVSDYRQSLQFQNLNAEKQNIQLEVMRGGRSVTISIFDIVVGDVVPLRIGDQVPADGIVITGHSLAIDESSMTGESKIVHKDQKAPFLMSGCKVADGVGTMLVTGVGINTEWGLLMASISEDTGEETPLQVRLNGVATFIGIVGLSVAALVLAVLWGRYFTGNTKDLEGNVQFKAGQTSISKTFDGAVKIFTIAVTIVVVAVPEGLPLAVTLTLAYSMKKMMADKALVRRLSACETMGSATTICSDKTGTLTLNQMTVVEAYVGRKKINPPDDTSQLHPLVSTLLSEGVAHNTTGNVFEPTGGEVEISGSPTEKAILSWAFKLGMKFDVIRLESTVLHVFPFNSEKKRGGVALKQADSKVHIHWKGAAEIVLASCTEYLDSDGCSQNIEDDKEFFKMAIDDMAERSLRCVAIAYRPYEQDKVPTDEEQLSQWALPEDNLVLLAIVGIKDPCRPGVKDAVQLCTEAGVKVRMVTGDNLQTAKAIALECGILLSLEDATEPTIIEGKTFRELSEKEREQTAKKITVMGRSSPNDKLLLVQALRKGGEVVAVTGDGTNDAPALHEADIGLSMGIQGTEVAKESSDIVILDDNFASVVKVVRWGRSVYANIQKFIQFQLTVNVAALVINVVAAISSGSVPLNAVQLLWVNLIMDTLGALALATEPPTDNLMQRTPVGRRAPLITNIMWRNLLVQAMYQVTVLLVLNFKGNRILGLQKDVQKHAIGVKNTLIFNAFVFCQIFNEFNARKPEEINVFIGVTKNYLFMGIIGITLVLQIIIVMFLGKFTKTVRLSWQQWLICLGIAIVSWPLAVIGKLIPVPKTPFSQYFSRPIQRYRNSRNRNT